From Streptomyces yatensis, one genomic window encodes:
- a CDS encoding polyprenyl synthetase family protein gives MVASATTEPKGSMAMELTTGDPALTARLERGMDSSEEQLRALATEARDPCVAEVAGHLFGPGGKRLRPLLALVGAEFGERDPSAAVQAATLAELVHVASLYHDDVMDQARTRRGVPSVNARWGNTTAVLAGNWLLSKAAQLAAELGPEAIRLQSKVTNRLIMGQIRELVGPSDDDDPLSHYFTVVAGKSASLIAMALQLGAVRTGAPEPVVQALAEYGEHLGIAFQISDDILDITSTSEVSGKEQGKDLTIGVASLPVLLALADERPEAGELRTLLTAATAGPEGTGLPRAVALLHRCGALAEARTVMHARLLRARTAVNGLPDGPATRVLHALCDFVARRDH, from the coding sequence ATGGTCGCGTCCGCCACAACCGAGCCCAAGGGCTCCATGGCCATGGAACTCACCACCGGCGACCCCGCGCTCACGGCCCGTCTGGAACGCGGGATGGATTCCTCGGAGGAGCAGCTGCGCGCTCTCGCCACCGAGGCCCGGGACCCTTGTGTCGCGGAAGTCGCCGGACATCTCTTCGGCCCCGGCGGAAAACGGCTGCGCCCGCTTCTGGCGCTGGTCGGCGCGGAGTTCGGGGAGCGCGACCCTTCCGCCGCCGTGCAGGCCGCCACCCTGGCCGAGCTGGTGCACGTCGCCTCGCTCTACCACGACGACGTCATGGACCAGGCCCGCACCCGGCGCGGAGTGCCCAGCGTCAACGCCCGCTGGGGCAACACCACCGCCGTGCTCGCGGGCAATTGGCTGCTGTCGAAGGCGGCCCAGCTCGCCGCGGAACTCGGCCCGGAAGCCATTCGACTGCAGTCCAAGGTCACCAATCGGCTGATCATGGGCCAGATACGGGAACTCGTCGGCCCCTCGGACGACGACGATCCGCTCTCCCACTACTTCACCGTGGTGGCGGGGAAGTCGGCCTCGCTCATCGCCATGGCGCTGCAGCTCGGGGCGGTCCGGACGGGCGCCCCGGAGCCTGTCGTCCAGGCGCTCGCCGAATACGGGGAACATCTGGGAATCGCCTTCCAGATATCCGACGACATCCTCGACATCACCTCCACCTCCGAGGTCTCCGGGAAGGAACAGGGCAAGGATCTGACGATCGGCGTCGCCAGCCTCCCGGTGCTGCTGGCGCTGGCCGACGAGCGGCCGGAGGCGGGCGAGTTGCGCACCCTGCTGACCGCCGCCACCGCGGGCCCGGAGGGCACCGGGCTGCCCAGGGCCGTCGCGCTGCTGCACCGCTGCGGGGCGCTGGCGGAGGCGCGGACGGTGATGCACGCCCGGCTGCTGCGCGCCCGGACCGCGGTGAACGGGCTGCCGGACGGGCCGGCGACGCGGGTTCTGCACGCGCTGTGCGACTTCGTGGCACGCCGGGATCACTGA
- a CDS encoding MbtH family protein, with translation MSNPFENPDGRYFVLVNEEGQHSLWPAFAEVPAGWTVAHGEADRQACLDYVNEHWTDMRPKSLITAMDDTSA, from the coding sequence ATGAGCAACCCCTTCGAGAACCCCGACGGCCGCTATTTCGTGCTCGTCAACGAGGAGGGGCAGCACTCCCTGTGGCCGGCCTTCGCCGAGGTCCCCGCGGGCTGGACGGTCGCCCACGGCGAGGCCGACCGCCAGGCGTGCCTGGACTACGTCAACGAGCACTGGACCGATATGCGGCCCAAGAGCCTGATCACCGCGATGGACGACACCTCGGCCTGA
- a CDS encoding zinc-dependent alcohol dehydrogenase family protein, with protein sequence MRAWVVPAPGRIEQVELPVPRPAEDELLIRVRACGVCRTDLHVRDGDLPPHRSPVVPGHEAVGEVVAAGSRAHGPGPGTRLGVPWLRRTCGRCRYCLRGQENLCPSSEYTGWDADGGYAEYVTVPAAYAYELPSGYTDEELAPLLCAGIIGYRALRRADLPPGGRLGIYGFGGSAHLTAQVAIAQGAVVHVLTRSPAAQTLALELGAASAKDSYDRPPEPLDAAILFAPVGQLVPVALEALDAGGTLSIAGIYLSDIPSLDYDRHLFRERTMRSVTANTREDGREFLAAAAEDRISATITPYPFDRADAALDDLAADRVNGVAVLTMPR encoded by the coding sequence ATGCGGGCATGGGTGGTCCCCGCCCCGGGCCGGATCGAGCAGGTGGAGCTGCCGGTGCCACGGCCGGCGGAGGACGAACTGCTGATCCGGGTCCGGGCCTGCGGAGTGTGCCGCACCGATCTGCATGTCCGCGACGGCGACCTGCCCCCGCACCGCAGCCCCGTCGTCCCCGGCCACGAGGCCGTCGGCGAGGTCGTCGCGGCGGGCTCGCGGGCGCACGGCCCCGGCCCCGGAACCCGGCTCGGCGTCCCCTGGCTGCGGCGCACCTGCGGCCGCTGCCGCTACTGCCTCCGGGGCCAGGAGAACCTGTGCCCGTCCTCGGAGTACACCGGCTGGGACGCGGACGGCGGCTATGCCGAGTACGTCACCGTACCGGCGGCCTATGCCTATGAGCTGCCCTCCGGCTACACCGACGAGGAGCTCGCCCCGCTGCTGTGCGCCGGCATCATCGGCTACCGCGCCCTGCGCCGCGCCGACCTCCCACCGGGCGGCCGGCTCGGCATCTACGGCTTCGGCGGCTCCGCCCACCTCACCGCCCAGGTCGCCATCGCCCAGGGCGCCGTCGTCCACGTCCTGACCCGCTCACCCGCCGCCCAGACCCTCGCCCTGGAGCTCGGCGCCGCCTCCGCGAAGGACTCGTACGACCGCCCGCCCGAGCCCCTGGACGCCGCCATCCTCTTCGCCCCGGTGGGCCAACTGGTCCCGGTCGCCCTGGAGGCCCTGGACGCCGGCGGCACGCTGAGCATCGCCGGGATCTACCTCTCGGACATCCCGTCCCTTGACTACGACCGCCACCTCTTCCGCGAACGCACCATGCGCAGCGTCACCGCCAACACCCGCGAGGACGGGCGCGAATTCCTCGCCGCGGCCGCCGAGGACCGCATCAGCGCCACGATCACCCCGTACCCCTTCGACCGGGCGGACGCCGCCCTCGACGACCTCGCCGCCGACCGCGTCAACGGGGTGGCGGTCCTGACGATGCCGCGCTGA
- a CDS encoding VOC family protein, which translates to MPADGQSHIRIARPSRDLAAAERFWCGGLGLSVVYRIEGGDRAGEHDLLMVGWPDASWHLELVHEAAHPVEPRPTEEDLLVIYLDEPVPEDLVARLTEYGGTRVLSPNPYWNEWGVTIEDPDGYRLVLCRRGWSNS; encoded by the coding sequence ATGCCCGCCGACGGTCAGAGCCACATTCGTATCGCCCGCCCCTCGCGCGACCTCGCGGCGGCGGAGCGCTTCTGGTGCGGTGGGCTGGGGTTGAGCGTGGTGTACCGGATCGAGGGCGGCGACCGGGCCGGGGAACACGACCTGCTGATGGTGGGCTGGCCGGACGCCTCCTGGCACCTGGAGCTCGTCCACGAGGCGGCCCACCCGGTCGAACCCCGGCCGACCGAGGAGGATCTCCTGGTGATCTACCTCGACGAACCGGTCCCGGAGGACCTGGTGGCCCGCCTCACCGAGTACGGCGGCACCCGCGTGCTCTCCCCCAACCCGTACTGGAACGAATGGGGCGTCACCATCGAGGATCCCGACGGCTACCGCCTGGTGCTCTGTCGGCGGGGCTGGTCGAATTCCTGA
- a CDS encoding cation:proton antiporter regulatory subunit, translated as MSSTPLPGIGVRYDLTTRENRLLSVIAHRDGDRTLSAYRKEDPDECALSTRLTAGEAEALVGVLMPSHHSPNLLSTTELGLVAERIELASTSYWNGRVLGETRMRTETGVSIVAVLRRAEAIPSPTPDFRLAGGDELIVIGTREGVESAAAILGRV; from the coding sequence ATGAGCAGTACGCCATTGCCCGGCATCGGGGTTCGCTACGACCTGACGACACGAGAAAACCGGCTGCTGTCGGTTATCGCGCACCGCGACGGAGACCGGACGCTGAGTGCGTACCGGAAGGAGGATCCCGATGAGTGTGCCCTGTCCACCAGGCTGACCGCGGGGGAAGCGGAAGCGCTGGTCGGGGTCCTGATGCCAAGCCATCACAGCCCGAACCTGCTTTCCACCACCGAGCTGGGGCTGGTGGCCGAGCGGATCGAGCTCGCGTCCACGTCGTACTGGAACGGGCGGGTGCTGGGCGAGACGCGGATGCGGACCGAGACCGGCGTCTCGATCGTGGCCGTGCTGCGCAGGGCAGAGGCGATCCCCTCCCCGACCCCCGACTTCCGGCTGGCCGGTGGGGACGAGCTGATCGTGATCGGTACCCGCGAGGGCGTGGAGTCGGCCGCGGCGATACTCGGGCGGGTGTAG
- a CDS encoding cation:proton antiporter, translated as MHSSAVFLIEFGAVILGLGLLGRLAGRLQFSPIPLYLLAGLAFGEGGLLPLGTSEEFVATGAEIGVILLLLMLGLEYTASDLVSNLKTQYRAGLVDAVLNALPGAVMALLLGWGLVAAVVLAGVTWISSSGVIAKVLGDLGRLGNRETPVILSILVLEDLAMAVYLPIVTALLAGAGLAAGSVTLAIALGVAGLVLFLAVRYGRHISRFVSSDDPEKLLLVVLGLTLLVAGIAQQLQVSAAVGAFLVGIALSGEVAEGTHHLLSPLRDLFAAVFFVFFGLHTDPASIPPVLLPAMTLAVLTASTKIATGYWAARRAGISERGRWRAGGTLVARGEFSIVIAGLAVTAGIEPSLGPLATAYVLILVVLGPLTARWTEPVARRVTARLAARRESAPAPATAEGGGVAGAENGGDRVAEEPRETVDDPDAVGRRS; from the coding sequence ATGCATTCGTCTGCCGTCTTTCTGATCGAGTTCGGCGCGGTCATCCTGGGCCTGGGGCTGCTGGGGCGGCTGGCCGGACGGCTTCAGTTCTCCCCGATCCCGCTGTATCTGCTGGCCGGACTGGCCTTCGGCGAGGGCGGGCTGCTGCCGCTGGGGACCAGCGAGGAGTTCGTCGCGACCGGCGCCGAGATCGGCGTCATCCTCCTGCTGCTGATGCTCGGCCTGGAGTACACCGCCAGCGATCTGGTCAGCAATCTCAAGACCCAGTACCGGGCCGGGCTCGTCGACGCGGTGCTCAACGCGCTGCCGGGCGCCGTCATGGCCCTGCTGCTGGGATGGGGGCTGGTGGCCGCCGTGGTGCTGGCCGGCGTCACCTGGATCTCCTCCTCCGGCGTCATCGCCAAGGTCCTCGGCGATCTGGGCCGGCTCGGCAACCGCGAGACCCCGGTGATCCTGAGCATCCTGGTCCTCGAGGACCTGGCGATGGCCGTCTATCTGCCGATCGTCACCGCCCTGCTGGCCGGTGCGGGCCTGGCGGCGGGCAGCGTCACCCTGGCCATCGCCCTCGGTGTGGCCGGTCTGGTGCTGTTCCTGGCCGTCCGCTACGGCCGCCACATCTCCCGTTTCGTCTCCAGTGACGACCCCGAGAAGCTGCTGCTGGTGGTGCTCGGGCTGACGCTGCTGGTGGCGGGGATCGCCCAGCAGCTCCAGGTGTCGGCGGCCGTCGGTGCGTTCCTGGTGGGCATCGCCCTGTCCGGGGAGGTCGCCGAGGGCACCCATCACCTGCTCAGCCCGCTGCGAGATCTCTTCGCCGCCGTCTTCTTCGTCTTCTTCGGCTTGCACACGGATCCGGCCAGCATCCCCCCGGTGCTGCTGCCCGCCATGACGCTGGCCGTCCTCACCGCCAGTACGAAGATCGCCACCGGCTACTGGGCGGCGCGGCGGGCCGGCATCTCCGAACGGGGCCGCTGGCGGGCCGGCGGCACGCTGGTGGCCCGGGGCGAGTTCTCGATCGTCATCGCGGGACTCGCCGTCACCGCCGGTATCGAACCCTCGCTGGGACCGCTGGCCACGGCGTACGTGCTGATCCTGGTCGTCCTCGGCCCGCTCACCGCCCGCTGGACGGAGCCCGTCGCCCGGCGGGTCACGGCCCGGCTGGCGGCGCGCCGCGAGTCCGCTCCGGCGCCGGCGACGGCTGAGGGTGGGGGTGTGGCCGGGGCCGAGAACGGGGGCGATCGCGTGGCGGAGGAGCCGCGGGAGACGGTGGACGACCCCGATGCCGTGGGGCGCCGTTCCTAG
- a CDS encoding sporulation protein: MVFKRVLGSLGVGGPVVDTVLDREPVRPGGVVRGQVRLRGGGRARDIEHLALELVAWVEAGHGGEERAGGVVFDRLRLSGGFRLDTREHRDVPFTLHIPWETPLTELSGQPLGIVLGIRIELASAGATDHGDPEPLIVRPLPVQEAVLGALGRLGFGLIAADLRLGHITGTGQTLPFHQEIELTPGPRYLDDMNELALTLLTGPDGMGVVLEAGKRGRPFSGAPSPGEPSPARSSSGESSPAGPFSGGSLAGPSSPGKRLPGDPAALGRHTVSHEDLDHRDWTAEVDSWIQALIEARTAHTPRAGAVPSGITAGTAAGGAGGMVAAGLGDALGNLEGLEGLGDLADLDDLADLRDLKDVRDPGRGEADQG, encoded by the coding sequence ATGGTGTTCAAACGAGTGCTCGGCTCGCTCGGGGTCGGCGGACCCGTCGTGGACACGGTCCTGGACCGGGAGCCGGTGCGCCCCGGTGGGGTGGTGCGGGGGCAAGTGCGCCTCCGGGGCGGCGGCCGGGCCCGCGATATCGAGCACCTCGCACTGGAGCTGGTCGCCTGGGTCGAGGCCGGGCACGGCGGCGAGGAGCGCGCGGGCGGCGTGGTCTTCGACCGCCTCCGGCTCAGCGGGGGGTTCCGGCTCGACACGAGAGAGCACAGAGACGTTCCGTTCACCCTGCACATACCGTGGGAAACCCCGCTCACCGAGCTCTCCGGGCAGCCGCTGGGCATCGTCCTGGGCATCCGGATCGAGCTCGCGTCGGCGGGCGCTACGGACCACGGCGATCCGGAACCGCTGATCGTGCGCCCGCTGCCGGTCCAGGAAGCCGTGCTGGGGGCGCTGGGGCGGCTCGGCTTCGGCCTCATCGCCGCCGATCTGCGGCTCGGCCATATCACCGGCACCGGGCAGACGCTCCCCTTCCACCAGGAGATCGAGCTCACCCCCGGCCCGCGGTACCTCGACGACATGAACGAGCTCGCGCTGACCCTTCTCACCGGCCCCGACGGCATGGGGGTCGTCCTGGAGGCCGGCAAGCGCGGCCGGCCCTTCTCCGGCGCGCCCTCCCCTGGCGAGCCCTCCCCCGCCCGGTCTTCCTCCGGCGAGTCCTCCCCCGCCGGGCCCTTCTCCGGCGGGTCCCTCGCCGGACCGTCCTCCCCCGGCAAGCGCCTCCCCGGTGACCCTGCCGCCCTCGGCCGCCACACCGTGAGCCATGAGGACCTCGATCATCGCGACTGGACCGCCGAGGTCGACTCCTGGATCCAGGCGCTCATCGAGGCGCGCACCGCCCACACGCCCCGCGCCGGGGCGGTCCCCTCGGGCATCACGGCCGGTACGGCGGCCGGGGGCGCGGGCGGCATGGTCGCGGCCGGGCTCGGCGACGCGTTAGGGAACTTAGAGGGCTTAGAGGGCTTAGGGGATTTAGCAGACTTAGACGACTTAGCGGACTTGAGGGACCTCAAAGACGTGAGGGACCCGGGGCGCGGGGAAGCGGACCAGGGCTGA
- the ctaD gene encoding cytochrome c oxidase subunit I encodes MATTTKPEFEAPPETTKLGSIVVDWLTTTDHKKIGHLYLVTAFGFFLIGGLLAMVMRAELARPGLQLVSPEQYNQAFTLHGTLMLLFFATPVFAGFANEVMPLQIGAPDVAFPRLNMFSYWLFAFGGLIVIGSLLTPSGAADFGWTAYTPLSSKTRTPGVGGDMWVMGLALSGFGTILGAVNFITTIVCMRAPGMTMFRLPIFTWNILFTSILVLLAFPVLAAALLVLEADRKFGAVVFEGANGGPILWQHLFWFFGHPEVYIIALPFFGIITEIIPVFSRKVVFGYIGLVGATIAITGLSATVWAHHMFATGAVLLPFFSFMTFLIAVPTGVKFFNWIGTMWRGSLSFETPMLWSIGFLVTFLFGGLTGVILASPPMDFEVHDSYFVVAHFHYVVFGTVVFAMFAGFYFWWPKFTGTMLDERLGKIHFWTLFIGFHTTFLVHHWLGATGMPRRYADYLAADGFTTLNTVSTIGSFLLGLSTLPFLYNVWKTGKYGKQVGVDDPWGWGRSLEWATSCPPPRHNFLTLPKIRSESPAFDLHHPEVIAHEVTTSSRPPLSGAGRSEGEPGPETGTGPHKD; translated from the coding sequence ATGGCGACGACAACCAAGCCCGAATTTGAAGCTCCCCCCGAAACCACCAAACTCGGCAGCATCGTGGTCGACTGGCTCACCACCACGGACCATAAGAAAATCGGACACCTGTACTTGGTGACCGCGTTCGGTTTCTTTCTCATCGGCGGCCTTCTGGCGATGGTCATGCGGGCCGAACTCGCCCGGCCCGGACTGCAACTGGTCAGTCCGGAGCAGTACAACCAGGCTTTCACCCTGCACGGCACGCTGATGCTGCTGTTCTTCGCCACACCGGTCTTCGCCGGATTCGCCAACGAGGTCATGCCGCTGCAGATCGGCGCCCCGGATGTCGCCTTCCCCCGGCTGAACATGTTCTCGTACTGGCTCTTCGCCTTCGGCGGGCTGATCGTGATCGGTAGTCTGCTCACCCCCAGCGGCGCGGCCGACTTCGGCTGGACGGCCTATACGCCGCTCAGCAGCAAGACGCGCACACCCGGCGTGGGCGGTGACATGTGGGTGATGGGCCTCGCCCTCTCCGGCTTCGGGACGATCCTGGGCGCCGTCAACTTCATCACGACCATCGTGTGCATGCGCGCCCCGGGAATGACGATGTTCCGCCTGCCCATCTTCACCTGGAACATCCTCTTCACCTCGATCCTGGTGCTGCTCGCCTTCCCCGTCCTGGCGGCTGCCCTGCTGGTGCTGGAGGCGGACCGTAAATTCGGCGCGGTCGTCTTCGAGGGGGCCAACGGCGGACCGATCCTCTGGCAGCACCTCTTCTGGTTCTTCGGCCACCCCGAGGTCTACATCATCGCACTGCCGTTCTTCGGCATCATCACCGAAATCATTCCGGTGTTCTCCCGCAAGGTGGTCTTCGGCTATATCGGTCTGGTGGGCGCCACCATCGCCATCACCGGCCTCTCCGCGACGGTGTGGGCCCACCATATGTTCGCCACCGGAGCGGTGCTGCTGCCGTTCTTCTCCTTTATGACGTTCCTCATCGCGGTGCCCACCGGGGTGAAGTTCTTCAACTGGATCGGAACCATGTGGCGTGGCTCCCTCTCCTTCGAGACACCGATGCTGTGGTCCATCGGCTTCCTGGTCACCTTCCTCTTCGGCGGCCTGACCGGGGTGATCCTCGCCTCGCCCCCGATGGATTTCGAGGTCCACGACAGCTACTTCGTCGTCGCCCACTTCCACTACGTGGTCTTCGGCACGGTGGTCTTCGCGATGTTCGCCGGATTCTATTTCTGGTGGCCCAAGTTCACCGGCACGATGCTCGATGAGCGCCTCGGCAAGATCCACTTCTGGACCCTGTTCATCGGCTTCCACACGACCTTTCTGGTGCACCACTGGCTGGGCGCCACCGGCATGCCGCGCCGCTATGCCGACTATCTGGCCGCCGACGGCTTCACCACGCTGAACACGGTCTCCACCATCGGCTCCTTCCTCCTGGGCCTGTCCACCCTGCCGTTCCTCTACAACGTGTGGAAAACCGGGAAGTACGGAAAGCAGGTCGGGGTCGACGACCCCTGGGGATGGGGTCGCTCCCTGGAATGGGCCACCTCATGCCCGCCGCCCCGGCACAACTTCCTCACCCTGCCGAAGATCCGCTCCGAATCCCCGGCCTTCGACCTCCACCACCCCGAGGTCATCGCCCACGAGGTGACCACGTCCAGCAGGCCGCCCCTGTCCGGGGCGGGGCGCAGCGAGGGCGAGCCCGGCCCCGAAACGGGCACCGGACCCCACAAGGACTGA
- a CDS encoding siderophore-interacting protein, which translates to MPTLLDPVLDLLMLRGTVTEAEPIAARMRRLRIEGDTLAGLDVRPGQQVRVLVGSGLTRRTYSVWRYDPSGAVELCVLDHAEAGPGARWGRSVRVGERVRLGKPEGSFTLRPEAAHHVFVGEETASVPFGAMLAALPPEARVSGCVETETTADRLPLPHSDRLNWLTRGEASLPDAVRHLAPAPGGIAYVAGEARTVQRVRQVLVREAGWDRRAVLTKPFWAPGKRGME; encoded by the coding sequence ATGCCCACGCTGCTGGATCCGGTCCTTGACCTGCTGATGCTCCGCGGCACCGTCACCGAGGCCGAGCCGATAGCCGCCCGTATGCGCCGGCTGCGCATCGAGGGCGACACCCTCGCCGGGCTCGACGTCCGCCCCGGACAGCAGGTGCGCGTCCTGGTCGGCTCCGGGCTGACCCGCCGTACGTACTCCGTGTGGCGCTACGACCCCTCCGGCGCCGTCGAGTTGTGCGTGCTGGACCACGCCGAAGCGGGGCCGGGGGCGCGCTGGGGCAGGAGCGTCCGGGTCGGCGAGCGGGTGCGGCTGGGCAAACCCGAGGGATCCTTCACGCTCCGTCCCGAGGCCGCCCACCACGTCTTCGTCGGGGAGGAGACGGCGTCCGTCCCCTTCGGCGCGATGCTCGCCGCACTGCCGCCCGAGGCGCGGGTCTCCGGCTGCGTGGAGACCGAAACGACCGCGGACCGCCTCCCGCTGCCCCACTCGGACCGCCTCAACTGGCTGACCAGAGGAGAGGCTTCACTCCCGGACGCGGTACGACACCTCGCCCCCGCACCGGGCGGGATCGCCTACGTCGCCGGTGAGGCCCGCACCGTGCAGCGAGTGCGCCAGGTGCTCGTCCGAGAGGCGGGCTGGGACCGCCGCGCGGTCCTCACCAAGCCCTTCTGGGCGCCGGGCAAGCGAGGCATGGAATAG
- a CDS encoding dynamin family protein: MDVRPRLLDALTSLRDRVDAARFPLPLPGADRARRSRAELLAQLDDYLVPRLRAPEAPLLAVIGGSTGAGKSTLVNSLVGRRVTEAGVLRPTTRTPVLVCHPDDHPWFAGQRVLPRLTRVWVPAQGERAESAYDEEGRAQEGPAALRVETDPGLARGLALLDAPDIDSLVARNRDLAAELICAADIWVLVTTATRYGDAVPWHLLRTAKEYDVTLVTVLDRVPHQVAAEVSRQYAALLTAAGLGDIPRFTIPELPESAGGGSGLLPATAVAALRSWLTQHAQDPYARTVAAARTAAGTLASLSSRMPALAGAAAAQHAAAVRLVQRVEGAYGEAVERVRREIAQGAALAGGALTHWHGLPHDSTPDELLTALTDSLATLLRGAAATADERVAEAGRQDPVAQAGLAPCDTPGAAERIGVAVRHWRRCAEELAEEEARARIAEYGGSCAPEEIAALLAASLLGGRRARKAGEKLAETLGAHAALRLGDRGGRLLDSCVTRAMRAERDGRLAPLDALDMSPEHQVELIAALSVLQKER, encoded by the coding sequence TTGGACGTACGGCCCCGGCTGCTCGACGCGCTGACCTCACTGCGCGACCGTGTCGACGCCGCTCGGTTTCCGCTCCCCCTTCCCGGCGCCGACCGCGCTCGCCGCAGCCGAGCCGAGCTGCTCGCTCAACTGGACGACTACCTCGTGCCCCGGTTGCGCGCCCCCGAAGCGCCCCTGCTGGCGGTAATCGGGGGATCGACGGGGGCGGGCAAGTCGACCCTCGTCAATTCGCTGGTCGGCCGACGGGTCACCGAGGCCGGTGTGTTGCGGCCCACGACGCGTACGCCGGTGCTGGTGTGCCACCCCGACGACCACCCCTGGTTCGCCGGGCAGCGGGTGCTGCCGCGGCTCACCCGGGTGTGGGTGCCGGCGCAGGGGGAGCGGGCGGAGAGCGCGTACGACGAGGAGGGGCGGGCGCAGGAGGGGCCGGCGGCGCTGCGGGTGGAGACCGACCCGGGGCTGGCGCGGGGGCTCGCACTGCTCGACGCGCCCGACATCGACTCGCTGGTCGCGCGAAATCGCGATCTGGCCGCGGAATTGATCTGCGCCGCGGATATCTGGGTGCTCGTCACCACGGCCACCCGCTACGGCGATGCCGTCCCCTGGCATCTGCTGCGGACCGCGAAGGAGTATGACGTCACCCTCGTCACCGTCCTGGACCGGGTGCCGCACCAGGTGGCCGCCGAGGTCTCCCGGCAGTACGCCGCGCTCCTTACGGCGGCCGGGCTCGGCGATATCCCGCGCTTCACCATCCCCGAGCTCCCCGAGTCCGCGGGCGGCGGCAGTGGCCTGCTGCCGGCCACCGCCGTCGCCGCCCTGCGGTCCTGGCTCACCCAGCACGCACAGGATCCGTACGCCCGTACCGTCGCCGCCGCCCGCACGGCCGCCGGGACGCTCGCCTCGCTGAGCTCCCGGATGCCCGCGCTGGCGGGGGCCGCGGCGGCACAGCACGCGGCCGCGGTGCGGCTGGTCCAGCGGGTCGAGGGCGCGTACGGGGAGGCCGTGGAGCGGGTGCGGCGCGAGATCGCGCAGGGCGCGGCGCTCGCGGGCGGTGCGCTGACCCACTGGCACGGCCTGCCGCATGACAGCACCCCCGATGAGCTCCTTACGGCTCTCACCGACTCCCTGGCCACCCTGCTGCGCGGTGCGGCCGCCACCGCGGACGAGCGGGTCGCGGAGGCCGGCAGGCAGGACCCGGTCGCCCAGGCCGGGCTCGCTCCGTGCGACACGCCCGGCGCCGCCGAGCGGATCGGCGTGGCCGTACGGCACTGGCGGCGCTGTGCCGAGGAACTGGCCGAGGAGGAGGCCCGGGCCCGGATCGCCGAATACGGGGGCAGCTGTGCGCCGGAGGAGATCGCCGCCCTGCTCGCCGCGTCCCTGCTGGGTGGACGCCGCGCCCGTAAGGCGGGCGAGAAGCTCGCCGAGACCCTGGGCGCGCATGCGGCGCTGCGCCTGGGCGACCGCGGCGGACGGCTGCTCGACAGCTGTGTCACACGCGCCATGCGGGCGGAGCGCGACGGCAGGCTGGCTCCGCTGGACGCCCTGGACATGTCCCCGGAGCACCAGGTCGAGCTGATCGCCGCGCTGTCCGTACTGCAGAAGGAGAGGTGA